Proteins found in one Buchnera aphidicola (Hyadaphis tataricae) genomic segment:
- a CDS encoding HPr family phosphocarrier protein, protein MFQNQITIKAPHGLHTRPAAQFVKEAKKFISNITMIYNGKSVNAKSLFKIQTLGLVRGSLITLSAEGEDEQEAIEHLSQIMTELE, encoded by the coding sequence ATGTTCCAAAACCAAATTACAATAAAAGCTCCGCATGGACTTCATACTCGTCCGGCTGCACAGTTTGTCAAGGAAGCGAAAAAATTTATTTCTAATATTACCATGATATATAATGGTAAGTCAGTTAATGCAAAAAGTTTATTTAAAATTCAAACATTAGGTTTAGTTCGAGGAAGTCTGATTACATTATCTGCTGAAGGAGAAGATGAACAAGAGGCTATTGAACACTTATCTCAAATCATGACAGAACTCGAATAA
- the ligA gene encoding NAD-dependent DNA ligase LigA, with the protein MKTIQKKINQLKQDLLKYEYFYHNLNQSLVSDAEYDYLLNQLHLLELEHKEFITSDSPTQNIGSSLKKEFKTIIHFFPMLSLDNTFSVDGYLDFQKKIEKHIGKNKTITLCCELKIDGIAVSIIYEDGVLIRAATRGDGYQGENITNNARMIKAIPVQLNGIKIPKRLEIRGEVFMLKSDFSVLNKKSTINKNKCFSNPRNAAAGSLRHIDPKITASRNLMFYCYGCYFFDQKTKILTHHERLIKCAEWGIPVNKEMIICHNDEEVLNFYKKFEKKRYMLDYDIDGIVIKINSIDMQNQLGCNAKAPKWAIAFKFTSQEKITILNDVKFQVGRTGVITPVAYFEPVNISGVIIKKASLYNSNEIEKLNLHIHDAILICRSGDVIPKILKTINTNRSKNAKKVLFPILCPVCNTKLSQNKAEQVIRCNARLTCNAQKTKTLHHFFSKKSLNVSGLSLNIINELIKKKLVNNPIDFFYLKSFDLIKLKNVGRKKSTQIVNSLNKSRTVHFKSFIYGLGIPNIGEVVAKKIANHFSNIQELIAADVLELTDIFGIGTVLANNIANYFSTDSNNIILTKLLKEIKIVYHLKYIHQYKKNTFFFNKKIVLTGVFKRFLRQTLKDILIDLGATITNSISKNTDILIYGKKFGSKFFKAERLNIKRINEVELTKLISKNKI; encoded by the coding sequence ATGAAAACTATTCAAAAAAAAATTAATCAATTAAAACAAGACTTATTAAAATATGAATATTTTTATCATAATTTAAATCAATCTTTAGTGTCTGATGCAGAGTATGATTATTTATTAAATCAGTTACATCTTTTAGAATTAGAGCATAAAGAATTCATTACTTCTGATTCACCCACGCAAAATATAGGTTCAAGTTTGAAAAAAGAGTTTAAAACAATAATACATTTTTTTCCTATGTTGTCTTTAGATAATACATTTAGTGTAGATGGCTATTTAGATTTTCAAAAAAAAATTGAAAAACATATTGGTAAAAATAAAACAATAACATTGTGTTGTGAACTTAAAATAGATGGAATAGCTGTGAGTATTATTTATGAAGATGGCGTTCTTATAAGAGCAGCCACTCGTGGTGATGGTTATCAGGGAGAAAATATTACCAATAATGCACGTATGATCAAAGCAATTCCTGTGCAATTAAATGGTATTAAAATACCTAAAAGATTAGAAATTAGAGGAGAAGTATTCATGTTAAAATCTGATTTTTCAGTGTTGAATAAAAAATCTACTATTAATAAAAATAAATGTTTTTCTAATCCTCGAAATGCTGCTGCAGGATCTTTGCGTCATATTGATCCAAAAATCACGGCTTCAAGAAATTTGATGTTTTATTGTTATGGATGTTATTTTTTTGATCAAAAAACAAAAATTTTAACTCATCATGAAAGATTAATAAAGTGTGCAGAATGGGGGATACCAGTCAATAAAGAAATGATAATTTGTCATAATGATGAAGAAGTTTTAAACTTTTATAAAAAATTTGAAAAAAAACGCTATATGCTTGATTATGATATAGATGGTATTGTCATTAAAATCAATTCTATAGATATGCAAAATCAACTCGGATGTAATGCAAAAGCTCCAAAATGGGCTATAGCTTTTAAATTTACTTCTCAAGAAAAGATCACAATCTTAAACGATGTAAAATTTCAAGTTGGTCGAACTGGTGTAATCACGCCGGTTGCTTATTTTGAACCGGTTAATATATCTGGAGTGATCATTAAAAAAGCTTCATTATACAATAGTAATGAAATAGAAAAATTAAACTTGCATATTCATGATGCTATTTTAATTTGTCGTTCTGGTGATGTTATACCAAAAATATTAAAAACTATTAACACTAATCGCTCAAAAAACGCTAAAAAAGTACTTTTTCCCATATTGTGCCCTGTATGTAATACAAAATTGTCACAAAATAAAGCAGAACAAGTTATTCGTTGTAATGCTCGACTAACTTGTAATGCTCAAAAGACAAAAACTTTACATCATTTTTTTTCAAAAAAATCTTTGAATGTATCAGGTCTTAGTCTTAACATCATAAATGAATTAATAAAAAAAAAACTTGTCAATAATCCAATCGATTTTTTTTATCTTAAGTCTTTTGATTTAATTAAATTAAAAAATGTTGGACGTAAAAAAAGCACACAAATCGTTAATTCGTTAAATAAATCTAGAACAGTTCATTTTAAATCTTTTATTTATGGGTTAGGTATACCTAACATAGGTGAAGTTGTTGCAAAAAAAATTGCCAATCATTTTTCTAATATTCAGGAATTAATTGCAGCTGATGTTCTAGAACTTACAGACATATTTGGAATAGGAACAGTATTGGCGAATAATATTGCTAATTACTTTTCCACAGATTCTAATAATATTATTTTGACTAAATTATTGAAAGAAATAAAAATTGTTTATCATTTAAAATATATTCATCAATACAAGAAGAACACTTTTTTCTTTAATAAAAAAATTGTTTTAACTGGTGTTTTTAAGCGTTTTTTAAGACAAACATTGAAAGATATATTAATAGATTTAGGTGCTACAATTACCAATAGCATTTCAAAAAATACTGATATATTAATTTATGGAAAAAAATTTGGATCTAAATTTTTTAAAGCTGAACGTTTAAATATCAAAAGAATTAATGAAGTAGAGTTAACGAAATTAATATCAAAAAATAAAATTTAA
- the ribB gene encoding 3,4-dihydroxy-2-butanone-4-phosphate synthase: MNRTILSEFNLSKKKVQKAISALKDGEGIIILDDEKRENEGDLVFSCENMTVEQMAFTIRYGSGIVCLCITESKRKQLRLPMMVKNNTSKYQTAFTVTIEAANGISTGVSAKDRLTTIQTAISDTLRPTDLNRPGHIFPLRAHPGGILARSGHTEAAVEIVSLAGFKPCAVICELTNKDGTMSRLSDIVKFSKKYNINILTIQDLIFYIKNQSKKLCRSG; encoded by the coding sequence ATGAACCGAACAATCCTATCTGAATTTAACCTATCAAAAAAAAAAGTTCAGAAGGCAATATCTGCTTTGAAAGATGGTGAAGGAATAATTATATTAGATGATGAAAAACGTGAAAATGAAGGAGATCTTGTCTTTTCATGTGAAAATATGACCGTAGAACAAATGGCTTTCACTATTAGATACGGTAGCGGGATTGTCTGTCTTTGTATTACCGAATCTAAAAGAAAACAACTACGTTTGCCTATGATGGTAAAAAATAATACCAGTAAATATCAAACAGCTTTTACTGTCACCATAGAAGCTGCAAATGGTATTTCTACCGGTGTATCAGCTAAAGATAGATTGACTACTATTCAAACAGCAATTTCTGATACTTTAAGACCAACTGATCTAAATCGACCAGGACACATATTTCCATTAAGAGCCCATCCAGGCGGAATCTTAGCAAGATCAGGACATACAGAAGCAGCTGTTGAGATTGTCTCTTTAGCAGGATTTAAACCGTGTGCAGTAATATGTGAATTAACAAATAAAGATGGTACCATGTCTCGTTTATCTGATATTGTTAAATTTTCTAAAAAATATAATATAAATATATTAACCATTCAAGACCTAATTTTCTACATCAAAAATCAATCAAAAAAATTATGTAGATCAGGGTAA
- a CDS encoding tRNA CCA-pyrophosphorylase produces the protein MKIYLVGGAVRDALLNLPVKDKDWVVVGGTEKMLLDKKFQQVGKDFPVFLHPKTHEEYALARKERKSGKGYTGFCTDSNANITLEEDLIRRDLTINAIAQDQNGKYIDPFHGIEDIKNRVIRHVSNSFSEDPLRVFRTARFAATLVHLGFCIAEETMVLMKIMVKNQELYYLTANRIWNETEKAFKTVSPHVYFQVLHLCKVLHFFFPKMYILYYKKSSLYLYRFNRWYHENFIFMGLAKISFYSKDIDVRFAYLCQFFLKKKIAINVSQDFYNKDAADFVKRLCQRFQIPSYIKEMAILNSGYRDFLNVIHTQSSKNIVLLFYKIDAWRKPERVKKLSFLNRFNYLNPFQSHVINFYSDCFLKQCFSITNEVSTKLIMKQGFTGIHIKHEIMRLRIQKLKLWRLKKNRI, from the coding sequence ATGAAAATATATTTAGTAGGAGGCGCTGTTCGTGATGCTTTGTTGAACTTACCTGTTAAAGATAAAGATTGGGTGGTTGTTGGCGGTACAGAAAAAATGTTATTAGATAAAAAATTTCAACAAGTTGGGAAAGATTTTCCGGTATTTTTGCATCCAAAAACACACGAAGAGTACGCTTTAGCAAGAAAAGAAAGAAAATCTGGAAAAGGATATACCGGTTTTTGTACTGATTCAAATGCTAATATTACTTTAGAAGAAGATCTGATAAGAAGGGATTTGACTATTAATGCTATTGCACAAGATCAAAATGGTAAATATATTGATCCTTTTCATGGTATCGAAGATATAAAAAATCGTGTAATACGGCATGTTTCAAATTCTTTTTCAGAAGATCCATTGCGTGTTTTTCGCACAGCAAGATTCGCGGCGACTTTAGTGCATTTAGGATTTTGTATTGCAGAAGAAACAATGGTTTTAATGAAAATAATGGTTAAAAATCAGGAGTTATATTATTTAACTGCAAATAGAATATGGAATGAAACTGAAAAAGCTTTTAAAACTGTAAGTCCTCATGTGTATTTTCAAGTTTTACACTTATGTAAGGTATTACATTTTTTTTTTCCAAAAATGTATATTTTATATTACAAAAAAAGCTCTTTATACCTTTATAGATTTAATAGATGGTACCATGAAAATTTTATTTTTATGGGATTAGCAAAGATATCTTTTTATTCTAAAGATATTGATGTGCGTTTTGCTTATTTATGTCAATTTTTTTTAAAAAAAAAAATTGCGATAAATGTTTCTCAAGATTTTTATAATAAAGATGCAGCAGATTTTGTTAAACGTTTATGTCAACGTTTTCAAATTCCATCTTATATTAAAGAAATGGCTATATTGAATTCTGGTTATCGTGATTTTTTAAATGTTATTCATACGCAATCATCTAAAAATATTGTTTTATTATTTTATAAAATTGATGCTTGGAGAAAACCAGAAAGAGTAAAAAAACTTTCTTTTTTAAATCGATTTAATTATTTAAATCCTTTTCAATCTCATGTTATTAATTTTTATTCTGATTGTTTTTTAAAGCAATGTTTTTCCATAACAAATGAAGTATCGACTAAATTAATTATGAAACAAGGATTTACAGGAATTCATATAAAACATGAAATAATGCGTTTAAGAATCCAAAAACTAAAATTATGGCGTCTTAAAAAAAATAGAATTTAA
- the cysK gene encoding cysteine synthase A, whose amino-acid sequence MKKIFKDNSLTIGNTPLVCLQNIGNGNILAKIESRNPSFSVKCRIGANMIWNAEKKGFLHKDVELIEATSGNTGIALAYVAAARNYKLTLTMPDTMSIERRKLLTALGANLVLTDGKYGMKGAISKSEEIIAQNPKKYLLLKQFENPANPEIHESTTGPEIWNDTEGNLDIFVSAVGTGGTITGVSKYIKYTQKKKHLISVAVEPAESPVITQFLSGKTIKPGLHKIQGIGAGFIPKNLDLNLIDQVITVSSEQAILTSQKLMKQEGILAGISSGAALYAALKLQKKYGFSNKKIVIILPSSGERYLSTELFSTLPCNQKK is encoded by the coding sequence ATGAAAAAGATATTTAAAGATAATTCTTTAACAATAGGAAATACACCTTTAGTATGTTTACAAAATATAGGAAATGGTAATATTTTAGCTAAAATTGAATCTAGAAATCCTAGCTTTAGTGTTAAATGCAGAATAGGCGCTAACATGATATGGAACGCAGAAAAAAAAGGTTTTTTACATAAAGACGTAGAACTTATTGAAGCGACTAGTGGCAACACAGGGATAGCATTAGCTTATGTTGCAGCTGCTAGAAATTATAAACTAACTCTTACTATGCCTGATACGATGTCTATTGAACGAAGAAAGTTATTGACGGCTTTAGGTGCTAATTTAGTTTTAACAGATGGAAAATATGGAATGAAAGGAGCAATATCGAAATCTGAAGAAATTATAGCACAGAATCCTAAAAAATATCTTTTATTAAAACAATTTGAAAACCCAGCTAATCCCGAAATTCATGAAAGCACCACTGGACCAGAAATATGGAACGATACTGAAGGTAATTTAGATATCTTTGTTTCAGCAGTAGGAACAGGAGGAACCATTACCGGAGTCAGTAAATATATCAAGTATACACAAAAAAAGAAACATTTAATTAGTGTTGCTGTAGAGCCTGCTGAATCACCAGTAATTACACAATTTTTATCAGGAAAAACTATAAAACCTGGATTACATAAAATTCAGGGTATTGGAGCGGGTTTTATTCCAAAAAATCTTGATTTAAACTTAATCGATCAAGTAATTACAGTATCTAGTGAACAAGCTATATTAACCTCGCAAAAACTAATGAAACAAGAAGGGATATTAGCAGGAATTTCTTCAGGAGCTGCGTTATATGCAGCCTTAAAATTACAAAAAAAATATGGTTTTTCAAATAAAAAAATAGTCATCATTTTACCTTCTTCAGGAGAACGTTATTTAAGCACAGAATTATTCTCTACATTACCCTGTAATCAAAAAAAATAA
- the gltX gene encoding glutamate--tRNA ligase, whose product MNIKTRFAPSPTGSLHLGSIRTALYSWLFAKHYNGKFVLRIEDTDLQRSQKHSVDNILHELRWLGLNWDEGPYFQTKRLDRYKDVINRMLKQGSAYKCFCSSQKLELDRIKQIKNGVKPRYSRYCRDLNINKIYNKEYVIRFKNPISGKVTFNDAIRGNITFENSELDDLIIQRSNGMPTYNFCVVIDDLDMKITHVIRGEDHINNTPRQINILQSLGSKIPVYAHLSMILDEQGNKISKRNTNENIMDFDEKGFLPEALLNYVVKLGWSHRNQEIFNISEMIKLFSLKFITKSPSIINMKKLFWINKHYINNLPLENISNLLKVKMHQKKINLKNGPCLEKMIHLLRHRFNTINEMANSFRMFYEEFDIVENAATKKYLILNNVSVLEESYRCLKNISIWNDLMISQTMNDLSVKMKLKKADLNMILRTAITGDQYSPSINLVIYLLGYNTTLFRIKKAIKCVRKKNL is encoded by the coding sequence ATGAATATAAAAACTCGTTTTGCACCTAGTCCTACTGGAAGCTTGCATCTTGGAAGTATTCGAACCGCTTTATATTCTTGGTTATTTGCAAAACATTATAACGGAAAATTTGTTCTTCGTATAGAAGATACTGATCTTCAACGTTCGCAAAAACATTCAGTTGACAATATTTTGCATGAATTAAGATGGTTAGGATTGAATTGGGATGAAGGTCCATATTTTCAAACTAAACGTTTAGATAGATATAAAGATGTTATTAATAGAATGCTTAAACAAGGTAGCGCATATAAATGTTTTTGCTCATCTCAAAAATTGGAATTAGATCGAATTAAACAAATTAAAAACGGTGTTAAACCACGTTATTCTAGGTATTGTAGAGATTTAAATATTAATAAAATATATAACAAAGAATATGTAATAAGATTTAAAAATCCAATTTCTGGAAAAGTGACATTTAATGATGCGATAAGAGGAAATATCACTTTTGAAAATTCTGAATTAGATGATTTAATTATTCAACGTTCTAACGGTATGCCTACTTATAATTTTTGCGTAGTCATAGATGATTTAGATATGAAAATTACCCATGTTATTCGTGGAGAAGATCATATTAATAACACACCTCGTCAAATTAATATTTTGCAATCTCTAGGATCAAAAATACCAGTATATGCGCATTTATCTATGATTTTAGATGAACAAGGGAATAAAATTTCTAAAAGAAATACAAATGAAAACATCATGGATTTTGATGAGAAAGGTTTTTTGCCTGAAGCATTGCTAAATTACGTTGTTAAATTAGGATGGTCTCATCGTAATCAAGAGATTTTTAACATTTCAGAAATGATAAAATTGTTTAGTTTAAAATTTATTACTAAATCGCCTAGTATTATTAATATGAAAAAATTATTTTGGATTAACAAGCATTATATAAATAATTTACCGTTAGAAAATATTAGTAATCTATTAAAAGTCAAAATGCACCAAAAAAAAATTAATCTTAAAAATGGCCCTTGTTTAGAGAAGATGATTCATTTATTAAGACATCGTTTTAATACTATCAATGAAATGGCAAATTCATTTCGCATGTTCTATGAAGAGTTTGATATAGTCGAAAATGCAGCTACAAAAAAATATTTAATATTGAATAATGTCTCTGTTTTAGAAGAATCTTATCGTTGCTTAAAAAATATATCTATTTGGAATGATTTAATGATATCTCAAACAATGAATGATTTATCTGTAAAAATGAAGTTAAAGAAAGCTGACTTGAATATGATTTTAAGAACTGCGATCACTGGCGATCAATATTCGCCGAGTATTAATTTAGTAATATATTTATTAGGATATAACACTACGTTATTCCGAATTAAAAAAGCAATAAAGTGTGTTAGAAAAAAAAATCTTTAA
- the crr gene encoding PTS glucose transporter subunit IIA: MSFFSNIFGNKKKEFSKKIEIIAPLSGEIIDIEDVPDLVFSKKIVGDGVAIKPSGNKILAPVNGTIGNIVESMHAFSIISEDNVELFVHFGINTVKLKGRGFKKIAQNDQKVKIGDEIIELDLNFLTKNAESILTPVVISNIENFKKIKKLSGNIIAGKTVMMFLYN; this comes from the coding sequence ATGAGTTTCTTTTCTAATATTTTTGGTAATAAAAAAAAAGAATTTTCAAAAAAAATAGAAATCATAGCTCCGTTATCTGGAGAGATAATTGATATAGAAGATGTACCAGATCTAGTTTTTTCTAAAAAAATTGTCGGAGATGGAGTAGCCATCAAACCATCAGGAAACAAAATTCTTGCTCCTGTTAATGGAACTATCGGAAATATAGTTGAGAGTATGCATGCTTTTTCAATTATATCAGAAGATAATGTTGAATTATTCGTACACTTTGGTATTAACACAGTTAAATTAAAGGGAAGAGGTTTTAAGAAAATAGCACAAAACGATCAAAAAGTAAAAATAGGAGATGAAATTATTGAGTTAGATTTAAATTTTTTAACAAAAAATGCTGAATCTATTTTAACGCCTGTAGTAATATCTAATATAGAAAACTTTAAAAAAATAAAAAAATTATCAGGAAATATCATTGCTGGTAAAACAGTAATGATGTTTTTATATAATTGA
- the rfaE1 gene encoding D-glycero-beta-D-manno-heptose-7-phosphate kinase, with the protein MKKSTFIEFKNSLILVVGDLILDCYWYSKNHHFVSEQITPIAPIHKIKKQPGGAANVVKNLADVGCTSKIIGFIGMDKEGSILQKLLHHIKIDCDLIPIPKNKTITKIRVISGKKQLIRLDFQEKYISKKIDLLYKRIVHSLSYIKILVLSDYCKGTLIDIKNIICIAKKMSIPILIDPKGVDFKKYSGASLLTPNLHEFEKIVGKCYKETEILKKGVQLLSELQLSALLVTRSKNGMTLFQPNKKPIHFPATSEYAHDVTGAGDTVIAIIAAALSEGYSLEESCFYANVGAGVVIQKTGTATINIHELNAALHA; encoded by the coding sequence ATGAAAAAAAGCACATTCATTGAATTTAAAAATTCTCTGATTCTCGTTGTTGGTGATCTTATATTAGATTGTTACTGGTATAGCAAAAATCATCATTTTGTATCCGAACAGATTACACCAATTGCACCCATTCATAAAATAAAAAAACAACCTGGAGGTGCCGCAAATGTAGTTAAAAATCTTGCGGATGTTGGATGTACATCGAAAATCATTGGGTTTATTGGTATGGATAAAGAAGGATCAATTCTACAAAAACTTTTACATCACATTAAAATTGATTGCGATTTAATTCCTATACCAAAAAATAAAACAATAACTAAAATTCGTGTGATATCGGGAAAAAAACAATTAATTAGGTTAGATTTTCAAGAAAAATATATTTCTAAAAAAATCGATTTGCTATATAAAAGAATCGTTCATTCGTTATCATATATTAAAATTTTAGTGTTATCAGATTATTGTAAGGGAACTTTGATTGATATCAAAAACATTATTTGTATCGCTAAAAAAATGTCAATTCCTATACTAATTGATCCAAAAGGAGTAGATTTCAAAAAATATTCTGGTGCTAGTTTGTTAACACCAAACCTGCATGAATTTGAAAAAATTGTAGGAAAATGTTATAAAGAAACTGAAATTTTAAAAAAAGGAGTGCAATTATTGTCTGAATTGCAATTATCAGCATTGTTAGTGACTCGATCTAAGAATGGTATGACTTTGTTTCAACCTAATAAAAAACCAATACATTTTCCTGCTACATCAGAATATGCACACGATGTAACAGGCGCAGGAGATACAGTTATTGCTATTATTGCAGCCGCTTTATCTGAAGGTTATTCCCTAGAAGAATCGTGTTTTTACGCCAATGTTGGAGCTGGTGTTGTCATACAAAAAACCGGAACTGCAACCATTAACATTCACGAATTAAATGCAGCCTTACATGCGTAA
- the ptsI gene encoding phosphoenolpyruvate-protein phosphotransferase PtsI has product MISGILASPGIAFGSALLLKKDKIIINRTKINIEHIKKEINDFFYGREQSIIQLKEIKNKTSKTLGAQKESIFEGHIMLLKDEELEQEIISLITDKKMSAAAATELVIEGQVKVLESLKDEYLKNRAIDVRDIGNRLLKNILHLNIIDLNNIKNKVILIAQDLTPSETAQIDLKYILGFITDLGGETSHTSIMARSLEIPAIVGTGKITKIVKNNDFIILDSINNQIFINPCDAVIAEKKQIEKTYFFNKKKLINLKNLSATTIDGHNIKIGSNIGTPNDIDSAKNNGAECIGLYRTEFLFMGRTSLPSEEEQFQAYKDIAESMENRTVIIRTMDIGGDKDLPYMNLPKEDNPFLGWRAIRISIDRKDILHAQINAILKASAFGKIHILFPMIISIEEVKILKLEIEILKKKLDEKKILFDKNIKIGVMIETPASAIIAEHLIQEVDFFSIGTNDLTQYTLAVDRGNDFISHLYNPMHPSVLQLIKKVIDVAHKYGKWTSMCGELAGDQRATILLLGMGLDEFSMSSINIPKVKKIIRRISFSYAKKLANKALKLGTIKEILDLLKTHI; this is encoded by the coding sequence ATGATTTCAGGCATTTTAGCATCACCGGGTATAGCTTTTGGCTCTGCTCTTTTGTTAAAAAAAGACAAAATTATTATTAATCGAACAAAAATTAATATTGAACATATAAAAAAAGAAATTAATGATTTTTTTTATGGAAGAGAACAATCCATCATACAATTAAAAGAAATTAAAAATAAAACAAGCAAAACATTAGGTGCGCAAAAAGAAAGCATTTTTGAAGGTCATATTATGCTTCTTAAAGATGAAGAGTTAGAACAGGAAATTATTTCTTTAATCACAGATAAAAAAATGTCTGCTGCTGCAGCGACCGAACTTGTTATTGAAGGACAAGTAAAAGTTTTAGAATCACTAAAAGACGAATATTTAAAAAATAGAGCAATTGATGTAAGAGACATTGGAAATCGTTTATTAAAAAATATACTACATTTAAATATTATTGATTTAAATAATATAAAAAATAAAGTAATTCTTATTGCACAAGACCTAACACCTTCAGAAACTGCACAAATTGATCTAAAATACATTTTAGGATTTATTACCGATCTAGGTGGTGAAACTTCTCATACTTCAATTATGGCAAGATCATTAGAAATCCCTGCTATTGTAGGAACTGGAAAAATTACAAAAATAGTAAAAAACAATGATTTTATCATCTTAGACTCTATTAACAATCAAATTTTTATTAATCCATGTGATGCAGTCATTGCCGAAAAAAAACAAATAGAAAAAACATATTTTTTCAATAAGAAAAAATTAATTAATTTAAAGAATTTATCCGCTACTACTATTGATGGTCATAACATTAAAATTGGTTCTAATATTGGTACCCCAAATGATATTGATTCTGCAAAAAACAATGGAGCTGAATGTATAGGTTTATATCGAACAGAGTTTTTGTTTATGGGTCGCACTTCCTTACCTAGTGAAGAAGAACAATTTCAAGCATATAAAGATATTGCAGAATCCATGGAAAATAGAACTGTTATTATAAGAACTATGGATATTGGTGGCGATAAAGATCTTCCTTATATGAATTTACCTAAAGAAGATAATCCTTTTCTTGGATGGCGTGCAATACGTATCTCAATTGATAGAAAAGACATTTTACATGCACAAATAAATGCTATTCTTAAAGCATCTGCTTTCGGGAAAATACATATTCTTTTTCCTATGATTATTTCAATAGAAGAAGTAAAAATATTAAAGTTAGAAATAGAAATACTTAAAAAAAAATTAGATGAAAAAAAAATTTTATTTGATAAAAACATTAAAATTGGAGTCATGATAGAAACCCCAGCGTCCGCTATCATAGCTGAACATTTAATTCAAGAAGTTGATTTTTTTAGCATTGGCACAAACGATTTAACGCAATATACTTTAGCAGTTGATCGAGGAAATGATTTCATTTCACATCTTTACAATCCTATGCACCCATCTGTTTTACAATTGATTAAAAAAGTTATTGATGTTGCACACAAATATGGAAAATGGACCAGTATGTGTGGAGAACTAGCAGGAGACCAACGTGCTACCATATTGCTATTAGGCATGGGACTAGATGAGTTTAGTATGAGCTCGATAAACATTCCTAAAGTAAAAAAAATTATTCGTCGAATATCTTTTTCTTATGCTAAAAAATTAGCCAACAAAGCACTAAAATTAGGAACTATTAAAGAAATTTTAGATTTATTAAAAACACATATTTAA
- a CDS encoding undecaprenyl-diphosphate phosphatase, which yields MMDLYQIIISLFICIIESISELLPISSTGHVIILSHWFKIQNHYTKNLLIFMQLGSTLALYCFFHQKLLKILNIRSTYIQKTKKISHILCAICPTIFLGLICYNQIKTMSNIYTVMYGLIFGGIVLILSEILKPKTYTTYHIHDISLSQSIIIGLFQTVALFPGISRSGMTISGGMLSGIKKSVAIDFSFIISIPLLLGVSLFDLIKNFNIIRIVDLPICFMVCIIAFIISFVSMKKLFIILKNTSMVYFGIYRFSLALGIYLNA from the coding sequence ATAATGGATTTATATCAAATTATTATTTCACTTTTTATTTGCATAATAGAAAGTATATCAGAATTACTTCCAATTTCTTCTACAGGACATGTTATTATCCTATCGCATTGGTTCAAAATACAAAATCATTACACAAAAAATTTATTGATTTTTATGCAACTAGGTTCGACCTTAGCATTATATTGCTTTTTTCATCAAAAATTATTAAAAATATTAAATATTCGAAGTACATATATTCAGAAAACCAAAAAAATATCACATATATTATGCGCTATTTGTCCAACTATATTTTTAGGATTAATATGTTACAATCAAATTAAAACTATGTCTAATATCTATACTGTTATGTATGGATTAATATTTGGTGGTATAGTCTTAATATTATCTGAAATCTTAAAACCTAAAACATATACCACATACCACATACATGATATTAGTTTATCTCAATCTATTATAATAGGATTATTTCAAACCGTTGCGTTATTTCCTGGTATTTCAAGATCTGGAATGACGATCTCTGGAGGCATGTTATCAGGTATCAAAAAATCAGTGGCAATAGATTTTTCTTTTATTATATCTATTCCACTGTTACTCGGAGTATCATTATTTGATTTAATCAAAAATTTTAATATTATTCGAATAGTAGATCTTCCGATATGTTTTATGGTTTGTATAATAGCTTTTATAATATCTTTCGTTTCGATGAAAAAATTATTCATAATACTAAAAAACACATCCATGGTATATTTTGGTATATATCGTTTTTCATTAGCTTTAGGTATTTATTTAAATGCTTGA